A window of Pantoea agglomerans contains these coding sequences:
- the hutU gene encoding urocanate hydratase — MSETLSQAVAREVRAPHGTTLHCANWLIEAAWRMIQNNLDPDVAERPEDLVVYGGIGKAARNWECFEQILRSLELLQPDETLLIQSGKPVGVFRTHADAPRVLLANSNLVPHWANWDHFHELDKAGLMMYGQMTAGSWIYIGAQGIVQGTYETFVEAGRQHYNGDLAGRWILTAGLGGMGGAQPLAGVLAGACVLAIECQESRIDFRLRTRYVDHKAYTLDEALTLIDEATQAKQAISVALLGNAAEILPEMVKRARTGGLKPDIVTDQTSAHDPVNGYLPIGWDVARWQSERTSAPKTVEKAARASMAVHVQAMLDFCHMGIPTVDYGNNIRQVALDEGVENAFDFPGFVPAYIRPLFCEGKGPFRWVALSGDPEDIYKTDAKLKELFPQHKSLHRWLDMAQERIAFQGLPARICWLGLGERHLAGLAFNEMVRNGELKAPIVIGRDHLDCGSVASPNRETESMKDGSDAVSDWPLLNALLNTAGGATWVSLHHGGGVGMGFSQHAGVVIVCDGSEEADRRLGRVLWNDPATGVMRHADAGYERAQACAAEHGLNLPMVK; from the coding sequence ATGAGCGAAACTCTCTCCCAGGCCGTGGCGCGCGAAGTACGTGCGCCGCACGGCACTACGCTGCACTGCGCCAACTGGCTGATCGAAGCCGCCTGGCGCATGATCCAGAATAACCTCGATCCCGACGTCGCCGAGCGGCCTGAAGATCTGGTGGTTTACGGCGGCATTGGTAAAGCGGCGCGCAACTGGGAATGCTTTGAACAGATCCTGCGCTCGCTGGAGCTGTTGCAGCCTGATGAAACCCTGCTGATCCAGTCGGGCAAGCCCGTCGGCGTCTTCCGCACCCACGCCGACGCGCCGCGCGTGCTGCTGGCGAACTCCAACCTGGTGCCGCACTGGGCCAACTGGGATCATTTTCACGAGCTGGATAAGGCCGGGCTGATGATGTACGGCCAGATGACCGCCGGCTCCTGGATCTATATCGGCGCGCAGGGCATTGTGCAGGGCACCTATGAAACCTTCGTTGAAGCGGGTCGTCAGCACTATAACGGCGATCTGGCCGGACGCTGGATCCTGACCGCCGGTCTGGGCGGCATGGGCGGCGCGCAGCCGCTGGCGGGGGTGCTGGCGGGCGCCTGCGTGCTGGCTATCGAGTGTCAGGAGTCGCGCATCGATTTTCGTCTGCGCACCCGCTATGTCGATCACAAAGCCTATACGCTGGACGAGGCGCTGACGCTAATCGACGAGGCGACGCAGGCGAAACAGGCGATCTCTGTCGCCCTGCTGGGCAACGCCGCCGAGATCCTGCCGGAGATGGTAAAACGCGCCCGTACAGGCGGCCTTAAGCCCGATATCGTTACCGATCAGACCTCCGCGCACGATCCGGTGAACGGCTATCTGCCGATCGGCTGGGACGTGGCGCGCTGGCAGTCTGAGCGTACCAGCGCACCGAAGACGGTAGAAAAAGCGGCGCGCGCCTCGATGGCGGTGCACGTGCAGGCGATGCTCGACTTCTGCCATATGGGTATCCCGACGGTGGACTACGGCAATAATATTCGCCAGGTGGCGCTGGATGAGGGCGTTGAGAATGCCTTTGATTTCCCGGGCTTCGTGCCGGCCTATATTCGCCCGCTGTTCTGCGAGGGCAAAGGGCCGTTCCGCTGGGTGGCGCTTTCGGGCGACCCGGAAGATATCTACAAAACGGACGCGAAGCTCAAGGAGCTGTTTCCGCAGCATAAAAGCCTGCATCGCTGGCTCGATATGGCGCAGGAGCGTATCGCCTTCCAGGGGCTGCCGGCACGTATCTGCTGGCTGGGGCTGGGCGAGCGTCACCTGGCCGGGCTGGCGTTCAACGAGATGGTGCGCAACGGCGAGCTGAAAGCGCCGATTGTGATTGGCCGCGATCATCTTGACTGCGGTTCTGTCGCGTCGCCGAACCGCGAAACCGAGTCAATGAAGGATGGCTCCGACGCGGTCTCTGACTGGCCGCTGCTTAACGCTCTGCTGAACACCGCAGGCGGTGCGACCTGGGTAAGCCTGCATCACGGCGGCGGCGTCGGTATGGGCTTTTCGCAGCATGCGGGCGTGGTGATCGTCTGCGACGGCAGCGAGGAGGCCGATCGGCGTCTGGGCCGCGTGCTGTGGAACGACCCCGCCACCGGCGTGATGCGCCATGCGGACGCAGGGTATGAGCGCGCGCAGGCCTGCGCGGCCGAGCATGGGCTTAATTTGCCGATGGTGAAGTAA
- the hutC gene encoding histidine utilization repressor, with protein MVEHTAIAQLAAAMSDEPAPIYQRVKQAIVSQIRAGSWKANQRVPSESELVNELGVSRMTINRALRELTSEGFLVRMQGVGTFVAEMKGYTAMLEVHNIADEIAQRGHQHRCQILAIGQNKADPEQAAVLGLSTGQTIFHSLIVHYEDDLPVQLEDRLVNPLVAPDYLSQDYHRLTPYTYLMQVAPLTAGEHIVEAVLPDARQRKYLSLDEHEPCLLIRRQTWSDTKIVTYARLLYPGSRYKLLGRFKGHG; from the coding sequence ATGGTCGAGCATACGGCAATCGCACAGCTGGCAGCCGCGATGAGCGATGAGCCAGCCCCAATCTACCAGCGCGTCAAGCAGGCGATCGTCAGCCAGATCCGCGCGGGCAGCTGGAAGGCGAACCAGCGCGTGCCGTCCGAAAGCGAGCTGGTCAACGAACTGGGCGTCAGCCGCATGACCATTAACCGTGCGCTGCGCGAACTGACCAGCGAGGGTTTTCTGGTGCGGATGCAGGGCGTCGGCACCTTCGTCGCCGAGATGAAAGGCTACACCGCGATGCTTGAGGTGCATAACATCGCGGATGAGATCGCCCAGCGCGGCCATCAGCACCGCTGTCAGATTCTGGCGATCGGCCAGAATAAAGCCGATCCCGAGCAGGCGGCGGTGCTCGGCTTAAGCACCGGCCAGACCATTTTCCATTCGCTGATCGTGCACTACGAGGACGATCTGCCGGTGCAGCTGGAGGATCGCCTGGTCAACCCGCTGGTGGCTCCTGACTATCTGAGCCAGGATTACCATCGGCTTACCCCCTATACCTATCTGATGCAGGTGGCGCCGCTGACCGCGGGCGAGCATATCGTCGAGGCGGTGCTGCCGGATGCGCGCCAGCGTAAATACCTTTCGCTGGATGAGCATGAGCCCTGCCTGCTGATTCGACGCCAGACCTGGAGCGACACCAAAATCGTCACCTACGCGCGCCTGCTCTATCCGGGATCGCGCTATAAGCTGCTCGGCCGCTTTAAGGGACACGGCTAA
- the hutH gene encoding histidine ammonia-lyase yields the protein MSGSAQAIRLVPGEVDLAALRRIYQGGVTLALDEQAHEAILRAQQTVDEIVASGKVVYGINTGFGKLAQTQIPAARLAELQRNLVLSHSVGLGDLLPDNVTRLVMATKIISLARGHSGVRIALIDALLALFNAGVMPCIPEKGSVGASGDLAPLAHLSLMLLGEGQVRVDGALIPAREGLAAVGLEPFVLGPKEGLALLNGTQVSTALALRGLFEAENLMAAGLVAGALSLEAIKGSLKPFDARIHQARGQRGQIVVAAAVEKLVNGSEILGSHVNCGRVQDPYSVRCVPQVMGACLDNLTHAARVLQIESNAASDNPLVFSDSGDVISGGNFHAEPVAFAADIIALAVAEIGAISERRMALLLDTGLSGLPPFLVRDGGVNSGFMIAQVTAAALASENKSLAHPGSVDSLPTSANQEDHVSMATYAARRLGSMCFNTAAVVGIEAMAAAQGIEFHRPLQSSTLLEREIGRIRQQVAFLEEDRLLAPDIDAMRQWASRCDWPDFLTALLPSQQTVSSGE from the coding sequence ATGTCAGGTTCGGCTCAGGCGATTCGCCTGGTTCCCGGTGAAGTGGATCTTGCCGCGCTGCGCAGGATTTATCAGGGCGGCGTGACGCTCGCGCTCGATGAGCAGGCCCATGAGGCTATTCTGCGCGCGCAGCAGACCGTGGATGAGATCGTCGCCTCTGGCAAGGTGGTGTACGGCATCAATACCGGTTTCGGCAAGCTGGCCCAGACGCAGATCCCCGCCGCCCGCCTCGCGGAGCTGCAGCGTAATCTGGTGCTGTCGCACAGCGTCGGCCTGGGGGATCTGCTGCCCGACAACGTGACGCGCCTGGTGATGGCGACCAAAATTATCAGCCTGGCGCGCGGCCATTCCGGCGTGCGTATCGCACTGATCGACGCGCTGCTGGCGCTGTTTAATGCAGGCGTGATGCCCTGCATTCCCGAAAAAGGCTCGGTCGGTGCCTCCGGCGATCTGGCCCCCCTCGCCCATCTCTCGCTGATGCTGCTGGGCGAAGGCCAGGTGCGCGTCGACGGCGCGCTGATCCCCGCACGCGAAGGCCTCGCCGCCGTCGGGCTGGAGCCTTTCGTGCTCGGCCCGAAAGAGGGTCTGGCGCTGCTTAACGGCACTCAGGTGTCGACCGCGCTGGCGCTGCGCGGCCTGTTCGAGGCGGAAAACCTGATGGCCGCCGGGCTGGTGGCGGGCGCGCTGTCGCTGGAGGCGATCAAAGGCTCGCTGAAACCCTTCGATGCGCGCATTCACCAGGCACGCGGCCAGCGCGGGCAAATCGTGGTTGCCGCCGCCGTAGAGAAGCTGGTTAACGGCAGTGAAATTCTCGGCTCGCACGTCAACTGCGGCCGGGTGCAGGACCCCTACTCGGTGCGCTGCGTGCCGCAGGTGATGGGCGCCTGCCTCGACAACCTCACCCACGCCGCGCGCGTGCTACAGATCGAATCCAACGCCGCCTCGGATAACCCGCTGGTGTTCAGCGACAGCGGCGACGTCATCTCCGGCGGCAATTTCCACGCCGAGCCGGTGGCCTTCGCCGCCGATATTATCGCGCTGGCGGTGGCGGAGATTGGTGCTATTTCCGAGCGCCGCATGGCGCTGCTGCTCGACACCGGCCTTTCTGGTCTGCCTCCTTTTCTGGTGCGCGACGGCGGCGTCAACTCCGGCTTTATGATTGCCCAGGTCACCGCCGCCGCGCTGGCCTCAGAGAATAAGTCGCTGGCGCATCCGGGCAGCGTCGACAGCCTGCCGACCTCCGCCAATCAGGAAGATCACGTTTCGATGGCGACCTATGCAGCGCGCCGCCTCGGCAGCATGTGCTTTAACACCGCCGCGGTGGTCGGCATTGAAGCGATGGCGGCGGCACAGGGCATTGAGTTCCACCGCCCGCTGCAAAGCTCCACGCTGCTTGAGCGCGAGATAGGTCGTATTCGTCAGCAGGTCGCCTTCCTTGAGGAAGACCGCCTGCTGGCACCCGATATCGACGCCATGCGTCAGTGGGCCAGCCGCTGCGACTGGCCCGATTTTCTCACGGCGCTGCTGCCCAGCCAGCAGACCGTCTCTTCTGGTGAATAA
- a CDS encoding M20 aminoacylase family protein, which translates to MTLSPALLDKAQHWRHQLHREPELGYQEHKTSDLVARELELAGLQVHRGLAGTGVVGTLRNGDGPVIGLRADMDALPITEKGAPQWRSANQGVMHACGHDGHTSILLAAALQLAATRRFRGTVHFIFQPAEENLGGARKMVEEGLFQRFPMDAIYALHNWPGMPVGSLAVNPGAMMASLDSFEITLTGKSCHAAMPESGADPMVVAAELILALQTIPSRRLSPLASAVVSVTQIHGGEAINVIPETLVLRGTVRCLQTDVRNRVRGLIEEFVTTLPRPFGVSGAIHWYPGYPVTANHAEPAEQVRRAAQQMLGEEQVRWQVNPSMASEDFACMLDVCPGAYFWLGADGATPSAPLHNAEYDFNDALIPLGVTFWQRLVEQALPQS; encoded by the coding sequence ATGACCTTATCCCCTGCCCTGCTCGACAAAGCCCAACACTGGCGTCATCAGCTGCACCGCGAACCGGAACTCGGTTATCAGGAGCATAAAACCAGCGATCTGGTCGCGCGGGAGCTGGAACTGGCGGGGCTACAGGTGCATCGCGGGCTGGCAGGTACGGGCGTGGTCGGCACGCTGCGCAACGGCGATGGCCCGGTTATCGGGCTGCGCGCCGATATGGACGCCCTGCCCATTACCGAAAAAGGTGCCCCGCAATGGCGCTCAGCAAATCAGGGCGTGATGCACGCCTGCGGCCACGACGGCCATACCTCGATACTGCTGGCAGCGGCGCTACAGCTGGCGGCCACGCGTCGCTTCCGCGGCACGGTACACTTTATCTTTCAGCCCGCCGAAGAGAATCTTGGGGGGGCGCGCAAAATGGTGGAAGAGGGTTTATTTCAACGCTTTCCCATGGATGCGATCTATGCGCTGCATAACTGGCCGGGCATGCCGGTGGGGTCGCTGGCGGTCAATCCCGGCGCGATGATGGCGTCGCTCGATTCGTTTGAAATTACTCTGACCGGCAAGAGCTGCCACGCGGCGATGCCGGAAAGCGGCGCCGATCCGATGGTCGTGGCCGCTGAACTAATCCTGGCGCTGCAAACCATTCCGTCGCGTCGCCTCTCGCCACTCGCCTCGGCGGTGGTAAGCGTCACGCAGATCCACGGCGGCGAAGCGATTAACGTTATTCCGGAAACGCTGGTGCTGCGCGGTACGGTGCGATGTTTGCAGACCGACGTACGCAACAGGGTACGCGGTCTGATCGAAGAGTTTGTCACTACCCTGCCGCGCCCGTTCGGCGTCAGCGGGGCTATTCACTGGTATCCTGGCTATCCGGTGACCGCCAACCATGCCGAACCGGCTGAGCAGGTGCGCAGGGCGGCGCAGCAGATGTTAGGCGAAGAGCAGGTTCGCTGGCAGGTGAATCCCTCAATGGCGTCGGAAGATTTCGCCTGCATGCTGGATGTCTGTCCCGGCGCCTATTTCTGGCTGGGCGCCGATGGCGCAACGCCTTCTGCGCCGCTGCACAATGCCGAATATGACTTTAACGACGCGCTGATCCCGCTGGGCGTGACGTTCTGGCAGCGCCTGGTCGAACAGGCGCTGCCGCAAAGCTAA
- a CDS encoding flavin reductase family protein, with the protein MTHKRYSYQPRAGHGLPHDPLNAIIGPRPIGWISSISAAGQRNLAPYSFFNCFNYHPPIIGFASSGWKDSVRNISESKEFVWNLATRSLAEAMNESSASVPPEQDEFALAGVTPLAASQVKASLVAESPVNFECRLTQLIQLQDAQGNPLDSWLVLGEAIAIHIDESLLDEGIYQTARAQPILRAGGPSAYYGISENERFDLTRPDARRS; encoded by the coding sequence ATGACGCATAAACGCTACTCCTACCAGCCGCGCGCTGGCCACGGCCTGCCGCACGACCCGCTGAACGCTATTATCGGGCCGCGCCCGATTGGCTGGATCAGCTCCATTTCCGCGGCGGGCCAGCGCAACCTGGCGCCCTACAGCTTCTTTAACTGCTTCAACTACCATCCGCCCATTATCGGCTTCGCCAGCAGCGGCTGGAAAGACAGCGTGCGCAATATCAGCGAAAGCAAAGAGTTCGTCTGGAACCTGGCGACGCGCTCGCTGGCGGAAGCGATGAACGAGAGCTCGGCGTCGGTGCCGCCGGAGCAGGATGAGTTCGCGCTGGCGGGCGTCACGCCGCTGGCCGCCTCGCAGGTGAAAGCGAGCCTGGTGGCGGAAAGCCCGGTGAACTTCGAATGCCGCCTGACGCAGCTGATCCAGCTGCAGGATGCGCAGGGCAACCCGCTCGATAGCTGGCTGGTGCTGGGCGAGGCGATCGCCATTCATATCGACGAGTCGCTGCTGGATGAGGGGATTTACCAGACGGCGCGCGCGCAGCCTATTCTGCGCGCCGGCGGGCCGAGCGCCTATTACGGCATCAGCGAAAACGAACGCTTCGACCTGACGCGTCCGGACGCGCGCCGCAGCTAA
- the hutI gene encoding imidazolonepropionase — protein MAESKAIDSLWLGADLVTMREGKYHIIEDGALAVAGDRLVWVGPREEMPDFTPRQQHRFDGGILTPGLIDCHTHLVFGGDRSAEFEQRLNGASYAEIAAQGGGILSTVRATREASEASLVASARWRLDRLLAEGVTTVEIKSGYGLDEASELRMLSAIRQLGESAPVDVLATCLAAHAFPPEFKQDPDGWVDQICQRILPQVKANGLADAVDAFCEHLAFSPAQVARVFDKAVELGLPVKLHAEQLSSLGGARLAAGYGALSADHLEYATEEDARAMGERGTVAVLLPGAFYLLRETQRPPVALFRQHGVPMALASDANPGTSPALSLRLMLNMGCTLFGMTPEEALAGVTLWGAKALGLQQTHGSLEAGKVANFVHWPLARPAELVYWLGGELPCTVIYRGEAQ, from the coding sequence ATGGCGGAAAGCAAAGCGATCGACAGCCTGTGGCTGGGGGCCGATCTGGTCACCATGCGCGAAGGCAAATACCACATCATCGAAGATGGTGCGCTGGCGGTAGCAGGCGACAGGCTGGTGTGGGTAGGGCCGCGCGAGGAGATGCCCGATTTTACGCCGCGTCAGCAGCACCGCTTCGACGGCGGCATTCTGACGCCGGGGCTGATCGACTGCCATACCCATCTGGTGTTTGGCGGCGACCGCAGCGCGGAGTTTGAGCAGCGCCTTAACGGCGCCAGCTATGCCGAAATCGCCGCGCAGGGCGGCGGCATTCTTTCGACGGTGCGTGCCACGCGCGAAGCCAGCGAGGCGTCGCTGGTGGCATCGGCGCGCTGGCGGCTCGACCGTCTGCTGGCGGAAGGCGTCACCACGGTAGAGATTAAATCGGGCTACGGGCTGGATGAGGCGAGCGAGCTGCGCATGCTGAGCGCCATTCGCCAGCTGGGCGAAAGCGCGCCCGTTGACGTGCTGGCGACCTGCCTGGCGGCGCACGCCTTTCCGCCGGAGTTTAAACAGGATCCCGACGGCTGGGTCGATCAGATCTGCCAGCGCATCCTGCCGCAGGTAAAAGCCAACGGGCTGGCGGATGCGGTCGACGCCTTCTGCGAGCATCTCGCCTTTTCCCCGGCGCAGGTGGCGCGCGTGTTCGATAAGGCCGTCGAGCTTGGCCTGCCGGTGAAGCTGCACGCCGAGCAGCTCTCTTCGCTGGGCGGCGCGCGACTGGCGGCGGGCTACGGCGCGCTCTCCGCCGACCATCTGGAATATGCTACCGAAGAGGACGCCCGGGCGATGGGCGAGCGGGGAACGGTGGCGGTGCTGCTGCCCGGCGCCTTCTACTTGCTGCGCGAAACCCAGCGTCCGCCGGTGGCGCTGTTCCGCCAGCACGGCGTGCCCATGGCGCTGGCCAGCGACGCCAATCCCGGCACCTCGCCCGCGCTCTCGCTGCGTCTGATGCTCAATATGGGCTGTACGCTGTTCGGCATGACGCCGGAAGAGGCGTTGGCGGGGGTGACGCTCTGGGGCGCGAAGGCGCTGGGGCTGCAGCAGACGCACGGTTCGCTGGAGGCGGGCAAAGTGGCGAACTTCGTCCACTGGCCGCTGGCGCGTCCGGCGGAGCTGGTTTACTGGCTGGGCGGCGAGCTGCCCTGTACCGTTATCTATCGCGGAGAAGCGCAATGA
- a CDS encoding HutD family protein: MRTRFCYADLPVSRWRNGGGETREIVSYPPGDADFAWRASIATLAGDGDFSRFPGIDRVITLLRGGEVRLSAPNATHQLQPLQPWRFPGEWAIHAALQGESEDFNIMTRRDSWTAQVAITAQAEASLHGVAWVIAGEWRLASGEQLSAAQGVWWLDEETQLTPVTPDAQLLLTRLSRVP; encoded by the coding sequence ATGAGAACGCGCTTCTGTTACGCCGATCTTCCGGTCAGCCGCTGGCGCAACGGCGGCGGCGAGACGCGCGAAATTGTCAGCTATCCGCCGGGCGACGCGGATTTTGCCTGGCGCGCCAGTATCGCTACCCTCGCCGGTGACGGCGACTTTTCGCGCTTTCCCGGCATCGATCGGGTGATTACGCTGCTGCGCGGCGGCGAGGTGCGGCTCAGCGCGCCCAACGCTACTCACCAGCTTCAACCACTTCAGCCGTGGCGCTTCCCCGGTGAATGGGCGATTCATGCCGCGCTGCAGGGTGAAAGCGAAGATTTTAATATCATGACGCGGCGCGACAGCTGGACGGCGCAGGTGGCCATAACCGCGCAGGCGGAAGCCAGCCTGCACGGCGTCGCCTGGGTGATCGCTGGCGAGTGGCGGCTGGCGAGCGGCGAACAGTTAAGCGCCGCGCAAGGGGTCTGGTGGCTGGATGAGGAGACGCAGCTGACGCCGGTTACGCCGGACGCGCAGCTGCTGCTGACGCGTCTTAGCCGTGTCCCTTAA
- the hutG gene encoding N-formylglutamate deformylase, translating into MTPFDFTPGSLPLLVSIPHAGTLLTPEVEAGLSEAARGLPDTDWHIPLLFDFVRDLGASVLIGRYSRFVIDLNRPPDNQPLYATATTGLFPETLFDGSPTFAPGQTPSAAQREGYLRDIWQPYHQQIQQELARLKAEHGYALLFDAHSIASVIPRLFEGRLPDLNIGTNDGKSCRPAIAQGLEAVCAAQSDYSWVVNGRFKGGYITRAYGQPEEQVEAVQLELAQRNYMDETPPFAWRQERASALQKVLKPLMQRFIARGNVL; encoded by the coding sequence ATGACACCTTTTGACTTTACGCCGGGCAGCCTGCCGCTGCTGGTCAGCATTCCTCACGCCGGCACGCTGCTCACGCCGGAGGTGGAAGCGGGACTGAGCGAGGCGGCGCGCGGCCTGCCCGACACCGACTGGCATATTCCGCTGCTGTTCGATTTTGTGCGCGATCTGGGGGCCAGCGTACTTATCGGCCGCTATTCACGCTTTGTCATCGACCTGAATCGCCCGCCGGATAACCAGCCGCTTTACGCCACGGCCACCACCGGTCTCTTTCCGGAAACCCTGTTTGACGGCTCGCCGACCTTTGCGCCGGGCCAGACCCCCTCTGCGGCGCAGCGCGAAGGCTATCTCCGCGATATCTGGCAGCCCTATCACCAGCAGATCCAGCAGGAGCTGGCGCGTCTGAAGGCGGAGCACGGCTACGCGCTGCTGTTTGACGCCCACTCAATCGCCAGCGTCATTCCGCGCCTGTTTGAGGGGCGTCTGCCGGATCTCAATATCGGCACCAACGACGGCAAAAGCTGCCGGCCTGCGATTGCGCAGGGTCTGGAAGCGGTCTGCGCGGCGCAGAGCGACTACAGCTGGGTGGTCAACGGACGCTTTAAGGGCGGCTATATTACGCGCGCCTATGGTCAGCCGGAAGAGCAGGTAGAGGCGGTGCAGCTGGAGCTGGCACAGCGCAACTATATGGATGAGACGCCGCCGTTCGCCTGGCGGCAGGAGCGGGCTTCAGCACTGCAAAAGGTGCTGAAGCCGCTGATGCAGCGCTTTATCGCGCGCGGCAACGTTCTGTAG
- the rlmF gene encoding 23S rRNA (adenine(1618)-N(6))-methyltransferase RlmF produces MNKPATHLFHARNRHQGEYDFAALTAAHPPLAAKVRPNGYGAQSIDFADAEAVMLLNQALLKLFYGIEWQLAPGALCPPVPGRADYLHYLADLLALDNRGVIPQADILDIGCGANCIYPLIGQAEYGWRFTGTDIDEGALKAANGIVAANPGLQRAIRLRRQKNPQAVLAGVVNKNEFFHAVICNPPFHASAAEAAAISQRKARNLRLESATPLNFGGQHNELWCEGGEKAFVGKMIAESVALARQCIWFTSLVSRRENLPALEKQLQALDAAEVRVVNMAQGQKQSRFLAWSFMPAATRAQRLAK; encoded by the coding sequence ATGAACAAGCCAGCCACTCATTTATTCCACGCTCGCAACCGCCATCAGGGCGAATATGACTTTGCCGCCTTGACCGCTGCGCATCCGCCGCTGGCGGCTAAAGTGCGGCCCAACGGCTACGGCGCGCAGTCGATTGATTTTGCCGACGCGGAGGCGGTTATGCTGCTCAACCAGGCGTTGCTGAAGCTGTTTTACGGCATCGAGTGGCAGCTGGCGCCCGGCGCGCTCTGTCCGCCGGTGCCGGGCCGCGCCGATTATCTGCACTATCTGGCCGATCTGCTGGCGCTGGACAATCGCGGCGTGATCCCGCAGGCAGATATTCTCGATATCGGCTGCGGCGCGAACTGCATCTACCCGCTGATCGGCCAGGCGGAGTATGGCTGGCGCTTTACCGGCACGGATATCGACGAGGGGGCGCTCAAGGCGGCTAATGGTATCGTGGCGGCCAATCCCGGCTTACAGCGGGCGATTCGCCTGCGTCGGCAGAAAAATCCGCAGGCGGTACTGGCGGGGGTGGTGAATAAAAATGAATTTTTCCACGCCGTAATCTGCAATCCGCCGTTCCACGCCTCGGCGGCGGAAGCGGCGGCCATCTCGCAGCGTAAAGCGCGCAATCTCAGGCTGGAGAGCGCGACGCCGCTCAACTTCGGCGGGCAGCATAACGAGCTGTGGTGCGAAGGGGGCGAAAAAGCCTTTGTCGGCAAGATGATCGCCGAGAGCGTGGCTCTGGCGCGCCAGTGCATCTGGTTCACCTCTCTGGTGTCGCGCCGTGAGAACCTGCCGGCGCTGGAAAAACAGCTGCAGGCGCTCGATGCGGCGGAGGTGCGCGTGGTGAATATGGCGCAGGGTCAGAAGCAGAGCCGTTTCCTCGCCTGGAGCTTTATGCCAGCCGCGACGCGGGCGCAGCGGCTGGCAAAATAG
- a CDS encoding formimidoylglutamate deiminase, whose product MATFFAPRALLADGWRHQVRITVNDAGVIERVTPDSNAQDAIRLPGATLPSVANLHSHAFQRAMAGLAEVAGDPQDSFWTWRDLMYRMVQRLTPEQVGAIAAYLYIDMLKGGYTQVAEFHYLHHDPSGAPYAQDAMLQQLMLAAETAGIGQTLLPVLYSHSGFGAQPPLPGQKRFIQQTDAWLRQQERLAASVRDKPLLNRGLCFHSLRAVSEAQMREALAASDSRLPVHIHIAEQEKEVNDCLAWSGERPVEWLLNRFEVDARWCLIHATHLDKREITQLAASRAVAGLCPTTEANLGDGIFPAAEFIAQRGRWGIGSDSHVSLSALEELRWLEYGQRLRDRRRNRITTAEQPSVGDLLWHGAARGGAQACGVALGELSPGKRADWLVLAEDEWLDSVDDQALLNRWLFAGRREQIREVWVAGRIVIEAGRHAAEESCAAAFRQAMAALR is encoded by the coding sequence ATGGCAACCTTTTTTGCTCCACGCGCGCTGCTGGCCGACGGCTGGCGACATCAGGTGCGCATTACCGTTAACGATGCCGGGGTGATTGAGCGCGTGACGCCCGACAGTAACGCGCAGGACGCTATCCGCCTGCCCGGCGCGACCCTTCCCTCTGTCGCCAACCTGCACTCGCACGCCTTTCAACGCGCCATGGCCGGGCTGGCGGAGGTCGCGGGCGATCCCCAGGACAGCTTCTGGACCTGGCGCGACCTGATGTATCGCATGGTGCAGCGCCTGACGCCGGAGCAGGTTGGCGCTATCGCCGCATACCTCTATATCGACATGCTGAAAGGCGGCTATACCCAGGTAGCGGAGTTTCACTATCTCCATCACGACCCCAGCGGTGCCCCCTATGCGCAGGACGCGATGCTGCAGCAGCTGATGCTGGCCGCCGAAACCGCCGGCATCGGCCAGACGCTGCTGCCGGTGCTCTACAGCCACAGCGGCTTCGGCGCGCAGCCGCCGCTGCCAGGCCAGAAACGCTTTATTCAGCAGACCGACGCCTGGCTGCGGCAGCAGGAGCGGCTGGCGGCGAGCGTGCGCGATAAGCCGCTGCTCAATCGCGGCCTCTGCTTTCACTCGCTGCGCGCGGTGAGCGAAGCGCAGATGCGCGAGGCGCTGGCAGCCAGCGACAGCAGGCTGCCAGTGCATATTCATATCGCCGAACAGGAGAAAGAGGTCAACGACTGCCTCGCCTGGAGCGGCGAGCGCCCGGTAGAGTGGCTGCTTAACCGCTTTGAGGTTGATGCGCGCTGGTGCCTGATCCACGCCACGCATCTCGACAAGCGCGAAATCACGCAGCTCGCCGCCAGCCGCGCGGTGGCCGGCCTCTGCCCCACCACCGAGGCCAATCTTGGCGACGGGATCTTCCCGGCGGCGGAGTTTATCGCCCAGCGCGGGCGCTGGGGCATCGGCTCCGACAGCCACGTCTCCCTTAGCGCGCTGGAAGAGCTGCGCTGGCTCGAATATGGCCAGCGGCTGCGCGATCGCCGCCGCAACCGCATCACCACGGCGGAGCAGCCTTCGGTGGGCGATCTGCTGTGGCACGGCGCGGCGCGCGGCGGCGCGCAGGCGTGCGGTGTCGCGCTCGGCGAACTCTCGCCGGGCAAACGCGCCGACTGGCTGGTGCTGGCGGAGGATGAATGGCTCGACAGCGTGGACGACCAGGCGCTGCTCAACCGCTGGCTGTTTGCCGGACGCCGCGAACAGATCCGCGAGGTGTGGGTCGCGGGCCGTATAGTAATCGAGGCGGGACGCCACGCCGCAGAAGAAAGCTGCGCGGCGGCGTTTCGCCAGGCGATGGCGGCGCTGCGATGA